One window from the genome of Streptomyces sp. WZ-12 encodes:
- a CDS encoding tail protein X has product MRTRARRYRWKEGDRVDLLAHRHYGDATQWWRIANVNPHILDWTEPESGTVIRIPNVS; this is encoded by the coding sequence GTGCGCACACGCGCGCGGCGCTACCGATGGAAGGAGGGCGACAGAGTTGACCTCCTGGCCCACCGGCACTACGGCGATGCCACCCAGTGGTGGCGGATCGCCAATGTTAACCCGCACATTTTGGATTGGACCGAGCCCGAATCCGGAACAGTGATCAGGATTCCCAATGTCTCTTAG
- a CDS encoding phage baseplate assembly protein V encodes MNQLGIYFGVVSHTKDPEQRQRVRAKVPQLSGDSPQPWALPAFPGSRVPAIGEEVWIFFAGGDPHSPVYVSSP; translated from the coding sequence ATGAACCAGCTGGGCATCTACTTCGGCGTGGTCTCCCACACCAAGGACCCCGAGCAACGTCAGCGGGTCCGGGCGAAAGTTCCACAGCTGTCGGGCGACAGCCCGCAGCCCTGGGCTCTCCCGGCCTTCCCCGGATCACGTGTGCCCGCCATTGGTGAAGAGGTGTGGATTTTCTTCGCCGGAGGTGACCCGCACAGCCCCGTCTACGTCTCCAGCCCGTGA